A region from the Lates calcarifer isolate ASB-BC8 linkage group LG2, TLL_Latcal_v3, whole genome shotgun sequence genome encodes:
- the gas6 gene encoding growth arrest-specific protein 6, which translates to MRLTPTKSLSSAALLLILLVVRWSDSISLSPQEANQFLSRHRRANQVFEETKQGHLERECVEERCSKEEAREVFENDPETDYFYPKYLACVDKFGDSEKKRQDLVTCVHNIPDQCSPSPCNARGTVRCEDKKGDFLCHCFTGWTGARCEKDVDECSKRNGGCDHECNNTMGSYRCSCHQGYMLVGRQMCNDVNECEDAGVCGTARCENKDGSYDCLCDTGYVYDNETKSCVDVDECLAGVCAEECLNTPGSFRCFCDGRQGMKLGQDLRSCKPITPCLSPSLKRNSRSLYLGRMFSGVPVVRLRFRRRIQTGFSAEFDFRTFDPEGVIFFAGGHLNSSWIVLAMHHGKLELQLKYGTVSRVTSSGPIVSDGQWRKISVEEQGRSLVIKIDREAVMKIAVNGDLFTLKKGMHELNLTVGGVPFREDGLVNQVNPRLDGCMKEWRWLTGEDTSIQETIRSNDNMQCFSTEDPGAYYPGTGFALFNISYESQNLSVRLTLRPVSAIGVLFALVHQDRVPLSITLADYHPGIDEWRDFVLVSVGDTIIASSPAPLCDGESHEIQVMISGNQTLLLVDGQSGRSEDAEVPTNLLSQSSTFIGGLPDDVPLVSTLVSAPYSGCMEVSVNGQSLDLDQAIHKHNDIRSHSCPLLDSHQ; encoded by the exons ATGCGGCTGACCCCGACAAAGTCCCTTTCATCGGCAGCCCTGCTGCTAATCCTTCTGGTCGTCCGCTGGTCCGACAGCA tttcaTTGTCTCCTCAAGAGGCGAACCAGTTTCTGAGCAGACACAGGAGAGCTAACCAGGTTTTTGAGGAGACGAAGCAGGGACACTTGGAGAGGGAgtgtgtggaggagaggtgCTCCAAAGAGGAGGCCAGAGAAGTGTTTGAAAACGACCCGGAGACT GACTACTTCTATCCCAAGTATTTAG CCTGTGTGGACAAGTTTGGAGACTCTGAAAAGAAGAGACAGGATCTGGTCACGTGTGTCCACA ATATTCCAGACCAGTGCTCCCCCTCTCCCTGTAATGCCAGAGGTACGGTGCGCTGTGAGGACAAAAAGGGCGACTTCCTGTGTCACTGTTTTACAGGCTGGACAGGAGCCAGGTGTGAGAAAG ATGTCGATGAGTGCAGCAAGAGAAACGGAGGGTGTGATCATGAGTGCAACAACACTATGGGCAGTTACCGCTGCTCCTGTCACCAAGGCTACATGTTGGTAGGACGCCAGATGTGTAATG atGTGAATGAGTGCGAGgatgcaggtgtgtgtggaACAGCACGATGTGAGAATAAGGACGGCAGCTATGACTGCTTGTGTGATACTGGCTATGTCTATGACAATGAAACCAAGAGCTGTGTTG ATGTGGACGAGTGTCTGGCAGGTGTTTGTGCAGAGGAGTGTCTGAACACTCCAGGGAGTTTCCGTTGCTTCTGTGATGGTCGTCAGGGCATGAAGCTGGGCCAGGACCTCAGGAGCTGTAAG CCAATAACTCCCTGCTTGTCACCGTCTCTGAAGAGGAACTCTCGTTCTCTTTACCTGGGACGCATGTTTAGTGGCGTGCCAGTGGTGAGACTGCGTTTCCGCAGGAGGATTCAAACTGG CTTTTCAGCAGAATTTGACTTCCGCACTTTCGATCCCGAGGGGGTGATCTTCTTTGCTGGAGGTCATCTAAACAGCTCTTGGATTGTGCTCGCAATGCATCATGGGaagctggagctgcagctgaagtaCGGCACAGTCAGCAGGGTCACCAGCAGCGGACCCATTGTCAGCGACGGCCAGTGgaggaag ATCTCTGTGGAGGAGCAGGGCCGGAGTCTAGTGATTAAGATTGACAGGGAGGCCGTCATGAAGATCGCAGTGAACGGTGATCTGTTTACACTGAAGAAAGGCATGCATGAACTCAACCTCACCGTAGGAGGTGTCCCTTTCAGAGAGGACGGCCTCGTCAATCAG gtgAACCCCCGTCTGGATGGCTGTATGAAGGAGTGGCGGTGGCTGACGGGGGAAGACACCTCCATACAAGAAACCATTCGGTCCAATGACAACATGCAGTGTTTCAGCACAGAGGATCCTGGAGCATATTACCCCGGCACAGGCTTCGCTCTTTTCAACATTAGCTatg AATCACAGAACCTGAGCGTCCGGTTGACCCTGCGTCCAGTTTCTGCTATCGGAGTGCTGTTTGCACTGGTTCACCAGGACAGAgtccctctctccatcactctggCTGATTATCATCCCGGCATTGATGAATGGCGAGAT tttGTTCTGGTATCTGTAGGTGACACCATCATTGCCAGCTCTCCCGCTCCACTGTGTGATGGTGAGAGTCATGAAATCCAGGTGATGATCTCAGGAAACCAAACCCTGCTGCTGGTCGATGGTCAGTCTGGACGAAGTGAAGATGCAGAAGTTCCTACTAACCTCCTGTCTCAGTCCAGCACCTTCATAGGAGGCCTCCCTG ACGATGTTCCTCTGGTGTCCACGCTGGTGTCAGCGCCCTACAGCGGCTGTATGGAGGTCAGTGTGAATGGACAGTCTCTGGACTTGGACCAGGCCATCCATAAACACAATGACATCCGCTCACACtcctgccccctgctggactcTCACCAGTGA